One genomic region from Microbacterium sp. BK668 encodes:
- a CDS encoding nuclear transport factor 2 family protein produces MTVPRPADVESAAAAIVDAFAANDADRYFAGFAPDATFVFHPEPRRLDDRAEYERLWAEWVASGWRVTSCVSSDPRVQVFDGGAVFSHTVDTSVDTADGPESYRERESIVFALDGERLVAVHEHLSPFA; encoded by the coding sequence ATGACAGTTCCCCGTCCCGCAGACGTCGAGTCCGCCGCGGCCGCCATCGTCGACGCGTTCGCCGCGAACGACGCCGATCGGTACTTCGCCGGCTTCGCTCCCGACGCCACCTTCGTCTTCCATCCCGAGCCCCGCCGGCTCGACGATCGCGCGGAGTACGAGAGGCTCTGGGCGGAGTGGGTCGCGAGCGGCTGGCGTGTGACCTCCTGCGTCTCGAGCGACCCCCGCGTGCAGGTCTTCGACGGCGGCGCCGTGTTCTCGCATACGGTCGACACCTCGGTCGACACCGCCGACGGCCCCGAGTCGTACCGCGAGCGCGAATCCATCGTCTTCGCTCTGGACGGCGAGCGTCTCGTCGCCGTGCACGAGCACCTCTCCCCGTTCGCGTGA
- a CDS encoding diacylglycerol kinase produces MTVALLLNPAARSGAPTGAARTAAARLRELGVRTTIVSGGSAAESSALLRTAIELGADAVVVAGGDGTVNLAAQELAGTGVPLGIIPSGTGNDFAGALGLHELDADAAAELIAEGTTRSLDLARITRADGSTQHFASVLASGFDSKVNDRANAMTWPRGRSRYTIAIALEFLRLRGMPFQLELRLADGAVERLDGDLAMATVGNTSMYGGGIPVCPDADPCDGLLDVTLVRPAGRMRLARLIPRVYDGTHTTLPEVVTRRVTAVSLAAGGVTAYADGDPVGALPLTVDVVPGALRVFAPPR; encoded by the coding sequence GTGACCGTCGCACTGCTCCTGAACCCCGCCGCGCGCTCGGGCGCGCCCACGGGCGCCGCGAGGACCGCGGCCGCTCGCCTGCGGGAGCTCGGGGTGCGGACGACGATCGTGAGCGGCGGGAGCGCAGCCGAATCGAGCGCGCTGCTGCGCACGGCGATCGAGCTGGGCGCCGACGCCGTCGTCGTGGCGGGCGGGGACGGGACGGTCAATCTCGCGGCGCAGGAGCTCGCCGGCACCGGCGTGCCGCTCGGCATCATCCCCTCCGGGACGGGGAACGACTTCGCGGGAGCGCTCGGCCTGCACGAGCTCGACGCGGACGCGGCGGCCGAGCTCATCGCCGAGGGGACGACCCGCTCCCTCGACCTCGCCCGCATCACGCGAGCGGACGGGTCGACGCAGCACTTCGCGTCGGTGCTCGCGAGCGGCTTCGACTCGAAGGTCAACGACCGTGCGAACGCCATGACGTGGCCGCGCGGCCGATCGCGCTACACGATCGCGATCGCGCTGGAGTTCCTGCGGCTTCGGGGCATGCCGTTCCAGCTCGAGCTGCGGCTCGCCGACGGTGCGGTCGAGCGCCTCGACGGCGACCTCGCGATGGCGACGGTGGGCAACACGAGCATGTACGGCGGCGGCATCCCGGTCTGTCCCGATGCCGATCCGTGCGACGGCCTGCTCGACGTGACCCTCGTGCGGCCCGCGGGAAGGATGCGCCTCGCGCGGCTGATCCCCCGTGTGTACGACGGGACGCATACGACGCTTCCCGAGGTCGTGACACGGCGGGTGACCGCCGTGTCGCTCGCAGCGGGCGGCGTGACGGCGTACGCGGACGGCGATCCGGTCGGGGCGCTTCCGCTCACGGTCGACGTGGTGCCCGGCGCCCTTCGGGTGTTCGCACCGCCGAGGTGA
- a CDS encoding glycerol-3-phosphate dehydrogenase/oxidase, which yields MRIVGRTPFSTALHAGRRSRELARLGDEPRVDVVVIGGGITGVGAALDAASRGLRTVLVERHDFAHGTSRWSSKLVHGGLRYLASGQIGIAHESATERHLLLTRIAPHLTRPLAQVLPLYAPGHVSQGAFIGMGYGLGDGLRRFVGTPDAVLRSPGPIGVAETARLAPGVRRENLRGAMRGWDGQLIDDARLVIGVARTAAGFGASVLSRVEAVHATGDRVRLRDGLTGEELDLAARAVVNATGVWAGGLDPDVRLRPSRGTHLVIDSARLGGSDVSLTVPVSGSRSRFVFTLPAQHGRTYIGITDVPADGPIPDVPEATEAEIDLLLGTVNAVLAEPLTRADVVATFAGLRPLLTSPHDVDETSDLSRRHAIRESSTGVLTVVGGKLTTYRRMAEDALDEAIRRRQLPARASATRALPLVGAWPRDRLGEVAAPPRFVRRYGAEAPYAAALPDGPSAACGVTAQELQWGVAVEGALSIDDLLDRRTRLGLVADDRRASTDAAAAAFERAGVDPPAVA from the coding sequence ATGAGGATCGTCGGCCGCACGCCCTTCTCCACCGCTCTGCACGCGGGGCGGCGTTCGCGCGAGCTCGCGCGGCTCGGCGACGAGCCGCGGGTGGATGTCGTCGTGATCGGCGGCGGCATCACGGGCGTCGGGGCGGCGCTGGACGCCGCGAGCCGCGGGCTCCGGACGGTGCTCGTCGAGCGCCACGACTTCGCGCACGGCACGAGCCGGTGGAGCTCCAAGCTCGTGCACGGCGGCCTGCGATACCTCGCCTCGGGGCAGATCGGCATCGCACACGAGAGCGCGACCGAGCGGCACCTGCTGCTCACGCGGATCGCGCCCCACCTGACGCGCCCCCTTGCGCAGGTCCTGCCGCTGTACGCGCCTGGCCACGTCTCGCAGGGCGCCTTCATCGGCATGGGCTACGGGCTCGGCGATGGCCTGCGGCGCTTCGTCGGAACGCCCGACGCCGTGCTCCGCTCGCCCGGACCCATCGGGGTGGCCGAGACGGCGCGTCTGGCTCCCGGCGTGCGCCGCGAGAACCTGCGCGGCGCGATGCGGGGCTGGGACGGGCAGCTGATCGATGACGCGCGTCTCGTGATCGGCGTCGCGCGCACGGCGGCCGGGTTCGGGGCATCCGTCCTCTCCCGCGTCGAGGCCGTCCACGCGACCGGCGACCGCGTCCGCCTCCGCGACGGCCTCACGGGGGAGGAGCTCGACCTCGCGGCGCGAGCGGTCGTCAACGCCACCGGCGTGTGGGCAGGCGGGCTCGACCCCGATGTCCGCCTACGCCCGAGCCGGGGCACCCACCTCGTGATCGACTCGGCGCGGCTCGGCGGCTCGGACGTGTCGCTCACCGTCCCCGTCTCGGGCTCACGCAGCCGATTCGTGTTCACGCTCCCCGCGCAGCACGGCCGCACCTACATCGGGATCACCGATGTGCCGGCTGACGGGCCGATCCCCGACGTGCCCGAGGCGACCGAGGCCGAGATCGACCTCCTGCTGGGAACGGTGAACGCCGTGCTCGCCGAGCCCCTGACCCGCGCTGATGTCGTGGCGACCTTCGCGGGCCTCCGGCCGCTTCTGACGTCGCCGCACGACGTCGACGAGACGAGCGACCTGTCTCGTCGGCACGCGATCCGCGAGTCGTCGACAGGCGTGCTCACGGTGGTGGGCGGCAAGCTCACCACCTACAGGCGCATGGCGGAGGACGCCCTCGACGAGGCGATCCGCCGCCGGCAGCTCCCCGCCCGGGCCTCGGCGACACGCGCGCTGCCGCTGGTCGGTGCGTGGCCGCGCGACCGGCTCGGCGAGGTCGCCGCCCCGCCCCGGTTCGTTCGCCGCTACGGCGCGGAGGCGCCCTACGCGGCGGCGCTTCCGGACGGGCCCTCCGCGGCGTGCGGCGTCACGGCGCAGGAGCTGCAGTGGGGTGTCGCCGTCGAAGGGGCGCTCTCGATCGACGACCTGCTCGATCGCCGCACGCGGCTGGGACTGGTCGCGGACGATCGGAGGGCGTCGACGGATGCCGCGGCCGCCGCCTTCGAGCGGGCGGGGGTGGATCCGCCGGCCGTCGCGTAG
- a CDS encoding cytosine permease: MSLYSRLERRLQTQSDDAGPVRGTYSTRRLFMIWLAANLVVTTLLTGTLFVPDVPYGLVLLLIVAGTVAGAAVLVAVGTIGQRTGLPTMALTRGPFGTRGSLLPVAANVVILMGWSWVQAMLAGIALDYIVATFTGFSSPVIFAVLCQTIVVILAIFGHAGVARVEPWFAAVILAIAAYIFVVSFISYSPPEFGSITAGAEPFYSPGLVFDVVLATAISWTVLSADFNRFARSTRVSVVGSGAGYTLSTVISMSLGATAMGYVILSGGEAVPFDPVTIIEPFGWLFGVAIFLSVMATNTMVVYGMVTTVVNALPGRRIRFLPTAIVLGIISIIGSTFFGLLNQFTTFLVTIGALFAPIFAIMIVDYYVIKRSSYARDILQPTGGRYWYAGGVNWLAIASWAVGAVLAYVWAYVWPLPFGSTAPAFVVTFLLYLLVSLPSRSKGTFTPTGNLADEVDATPAAKAR; the protein is encoded by the coding sequence ATGTCGCTCTACTCCCGTCTGGAACGGCGGCTGCAGACGCAGTCCGACGACGCCGGACCCGTTCGCGGCACGTACTCGACCCGCCGCCTGTTCATGATCTGGCTGGCGGCCAACCTCGTCGTCACCACACTGCTGACGGGAACGCTGTTCGTTCCCGATGTCCCGTATGGACTGGTCCTGCTGCTGATCGTCGCCGGCACCGTGGCGGGCGCCGCCGTGCTCGTCGCCGTCGGCACGATCGGTCAGCGCACCGGACTGCCGACGATGGCCCTGACCCGCGGGCCGTTCGGCACCCGCGGAAGCCTCCTGCCCGTCGCGGCGAACGTCGTCATCCTGATGGGGTGGAGCTGGGTGCAGGCGATGCTCGCGGGCATCGCGCTGGACTACATCGTCGCGACGTTCACGGGATTCTCGAGTCCGGTGATCTTCGCTGTGCTGTGCCAGACGATCGTGGTCATCCTCGCGATCTTCGGGCATGCCGGGGTCGCCCGCGTCGAGCCGTGGTTCGCGGCCGTCATCCTCGCGATCGCGGCGTACATCTTCGTCGTCTCCTTCATCTCGTACAGCCCCCCCGAGTTCGGCTCGATAACGGCCGGCGCGGAGCCCTTCTACTCGCCGGGGCTGGTCTTCGACGTCGTGCTGGCCACGGCCATCTCGTGGACGGTGCTGTCCGCCGACTTCAACCGATTCGCGCGGAGCACGCGCGTCAGCGTCGTAGGGTCGGGGGCGGGGTACACGCTCTCGACGGTCATCTCGATGTCGCTCGGTGCCACGGCGATGGGGTATGTCATCTTGAGCGGCGGCGAGGCCGTTCCGTTCGACCCCGTGACGATCATCGAGCCGTTCGGCTGGCTGTTCGGCGTCGCGATCTTCCTCTCCGTCATGGCGACCAACACGATGGTCGTCTACGGGATGGTGACCACCGTCGTGAACGCGCTGCCGGGAAGGCGGATCAGATTCCTGCCCACCGCCATCGTGCTCGGGATCATCTCGATCATCGGATCGACGTTCTTCGGGCTCCTGAACCAGTTCACGACGTTCCTCGTCACGATCGGCGCGCTCTTCGCACCGATCTTCGCCATCATGATCGTCGACTACTACGTCATCAAGCGCAGCTCGTACGCGCGCGACATCCTCCAGCCGACAGGTGGGCGCTACTGGTACGCCGGCGGCGTCAACTGGCTCGCGATCGCCTCGTGGGCCGTCGGCGCCGTGCTCGCCTACGTGTGGGCGTACGTGTGGCCTCTTCCCTTCGGTTCGACGGCTCCGGCGTTCGTCGTGACGTTCCTGCTCTATCTGCTGGTGTCGCTGCCGTCGCGCTCCAAGGGCACGTTCACCCCGACCGGGAATCTGGCGGACGAGGTGGATGCCACGCCCGCCGCGAAGGCGCGATGA
- the speB gene encoding agmatinase: MQQEREQPREPVDASRVPRFAGIATFARLPRLDEVSRADVAVAGVPFDSGVSYRPGARFGPAHVREASRLLRPYNPAQDVFPFASQQVADAGDLIANPFDIATAVAEIEAGARDLRARADRLVVIGGDHTIALPLLREVNGQHGPVAVLHFDAHLDTWDTYFGAPTTHGTPFRRASEEGLIDLTASMHVGIRGPLYAKRDLEDDERLGFAIVSSEFIEESGVPAAIDRIRARVADKPLYISIDIDVLDPSHAPGTGTPEAGGLTSRELLRMLRGLADLRIVGADVVEVAPAYDHAQLTAVAASHVVYELLSAMAPR, from the coding sequence ATGCAACAGGAGCGCGAGCAGCCCCGGGAACCCGTGGACGCCAGCCGCGTGCCGCGTTTCGCCGGGATCGCGACCTTCGCGCGCCTGCCGCGCCTGGATGAGGTGTCGAGAGCCGATGTGGCCGTGGCCGGCGTTCCGTTCGACAGCGGGGTCAGCTACCGCCCGGGGGCTCGCTTCGGTCCGGCGCACGTACGTGAGGCCTCTCGGCTCCTGCGGCCGTACAACCCGGCGCAGGACGTCTTCCCGTTCGCCTCGCAGCAGGTCGCCGACGCGGGTGACCTCATCGCGAATCCGTTCGACATCGCCACCGCCGTCGCGGAGATCGAGGCGGGTGCGCGCGATCTGCGTGCTCGGGCCGATCGGCTCGTCGTCATCGGGGGCGACCACACCATCGCACTGCCCCTTCTCCGAGAGGTGAATGGTCAGCACGGGCCCGTCGCCGTCCTGCACTTCGACGCGCATCTGGACACCTGGGACACCTACTTCGGTGCACCGACCACCCACGGCACCCCTTTCCGCCGGGCCTCCGAGGAAGGGCTCATCGACCTCACGGCGAGCATGCACGTCGGGATACGCGGCCCCCTCTACGCCAAGCGCGACCTCGAGGACGACGAGAGGCTGGGTTTCGCGATCGTGAGCAGCGAGTTCATCGAGGAGAGCGGCGTCCCCGCGGCCATCGATCGGATCCGTGCGCGCGTCGCCGACAAGCCGCTGTACATCTCCATCGACATCGACGTTCTCGACCCCTCGCACGCTCCCGGCACCGGGACGCCGGAGGCCGGAGGTCTCACCAGCCGGGAACTGCTCCGGATGCTGCGGGGCCTCGCCGACCTGCGGATCGTCGGCGCCGATGTGGTCGAGGTGGCGCCCGCATACGACCATGCGCAGCTGACCGCGGTGGCCGCCAGCCATGTGGTGTATGAGCTGCTGAGCGCGATGGCGCCGCGGTAG
- a CDS encoding FAD-binding oxidoreductase, whose product MSSPTTPLAVPPPASRSEWDAWGDEPAKLPVAARAIVKTVLPGKAHPIPRRSRPVLLASRMGDPDLAALTAVVGAEHATRDDDVRMMHLGGKSTPDLLARRLADPQDAPDAVVSPASHEEVLAVLAVCAERAIAVVPFGGGTSVVGGVDPDAGGHRLVIALELARTAALLRLDETSLLATFGAGTTGPQAEELLAARGYTLGHFPQSFRYASIGGFAATRSSGQASRGYGRFDDLVHALRVATPAGELQLGRAPASAAGPDLRQLFLGSEGAFGVLTEITVRIRPAPHATAYGSWTFPDFASGAAALREATQRGIRPTVLRLSDASETRVTATLGGHLTRMRGCLAVATFEGATDAEAGATCDAVDAVFAVHGGRSRGEDPARSWERSRFASPALRDTLLDIGVLAETLETATTWAQIAELKGAVTDALVTALSAAGTTPLVMCHISHVYPAGASLYFTVVAALTDDPAGQWQEAKDAASRAIGRAGGTITHHHAVGRDHRPYLEDEIGPLGAAALRAVKDVFDPTGIMNPGVLVAPRAGGS is encoded by the coding sequence ATGTCATCGCCGACGACACCGCTCGCTGTGCCGCCCCCCGCCAGCCGCTCGGAGTGGGACGCGTGGGGCGACGAGCCGGCGAAGCTGCCCGTCGCCGCACGCGCCATCGTCAAGACCGTGCTGCCCGGCAAGGCGCATCCCATCCCCCGGCGCTCGCGACCGGTGCTGCTCGCGTCACGCATGGGCGACCCCGACCTGGCCGCGCTCACAGCCGTCGTCGGCGCCGAGCACGCGACGCGGGACGACGACGTGCGCATGATGCACCTCGGGGGGAAGAGCACGCCCGATCTGCTGGCCCGGCGTCTGGCCGACCCGCAGGACGCCCCGGACGCCGTGGTGTCGCCTGCGTCGCACGAGGAGGTCCTCGCCGTCCTCGCGGTCTGCGCCGAACGCGCGATCGCGGTCGTGCCCTTCGGCGGCGGGACCAGCGTCGTGGGCGGCGTCGACCCCGACGCCGGTGGTCACCGCCTCGTCATCGCCCTCGAGCTCGCGCGGACGGCGGCGCTGCTCCGGCTCGATGAGACATCGCTGCTGGCGACCTTCGGTGCCGGCACGACCGGCCCGCAGGCCGAGGAGCTGCTCGCCGCGCGCGGATACACCCTCGGGCACTTCCCGCAGAGCTTCCGCTACGCCTCGATCGGCGGCTTCGCCGCGACCCGCTCGAGCGGACAGGCCTCGCGCGGCTACGGCCGGTTCGACGACCTCGTCCATGCGCTGCGCGTCGCGACGCCGGCCGGCGAACTTCAGCTCGGGCGCGCGCCCGCGAGCGCCGCCGGGCCGGACCTGCGCCAGCTGTTCCTGGGGTCCGAAGGCGCGTTCGGCGTCCTCACCGAGATCACCGTGCGCATCAGGCCGGCGCCGCACGCGACGGCCTACGGATCGTGGACCTTCCCCGATTTCGCCTCCGGCGCGGCGGCTCTGCGCGAGGCGACGCAGCGCGGCATCCGTCCCACCGTCCTGCGGCTGAGCGACGCATCCGAGACGCGCGTCACTGCGACGCTCGGCGGTCACCTCACGCGCATGCGCGGGTGTCTGGCCGTCGCGACCTTCGAAGGCGCGACGGACGCCGAGGCGGGGGCGACGTGCGACGCGGTCGACGCGGTGTTCGCCGTGCACGGCGGCAGGTCCCGCGGCGAGGATCCCGCCCGCTCGTGGGAGCGCTCGCGCTTCGCCTCCCCCGCGCTGCGCGACACGCTCCTCGACATCGGCGTCCTCGCCGAGACCCTCGAGACGGCGACCACGTGGGCCCAGATCGCGGAGCTCAAGGGTGCGGTCACCGACGCCCTTGTGACGGCGCTCAGCGCAGCGGGCACGACGCCTCTGGTGATGTGCCACATCTCGCACGTGTATCCCGCCGGCGCATCGCTCTACTTCACCGTCGTCGCTGCGCTGACCGACGATCCGGCGGGCCAGTGGCAGGAGGCGAAGGATGCCGCGTCCCGCGCGATCGGACGCGCCGGCGGCACGATCACGCACCACCACGCCGTCGGACGTGATCACCGCCCCTACCTGGAGGACGAGATCGGTCCGCTGGGCGCCGCCGCCCTTCGCGCAGTGAAGGACGTGTTCGATCCGACCGGCATCATGAACCCGGGGGTCCTCGTCGCGCCGCGGGCGGGAGGCTCGTGA
- a CDS encoding TetR/AcrR family transcriptional regulator yields the protein MAPPPTRTALTRGASAATEGALLDAALAEVIAHGIRRTTASDVARRAGVSRQTLYRYWPDVQALFASLVTRELLAVLPGETEPEDLDDLVGLLVGTASAVRRMPLLGRLRDTDPELLGRYLLTRLGTSQRAIHTDLSRRLRAAQDRGLVRGGDADALAATVMLLVQSAVLSGPLVEEWLPATAWTDELSRALKGYLG from the coding sequence ATGGCACCGCCGCCGACCCGCACCGCGCTGACGAGAGGCGCCTCCGCCGCGACCGAGGGCGCGCTCCTGGACGCGGCGCTCGCGGAGGTGATCGCGCACGGGATCCGGCGCACGACCGCGTCCGACGTCGCCCGCCGCGCGGGCGTGTCGCGCCAGACGCTCTACCGCTATTGGCCCGACGTGCAGGCGCTGTTCGCGTCGCTCGTCACGCGCGAGCTCCTCGCCGTGCTCCCGGGCGAGACGGAGCCGGAGGACCTCGACGATCTCGTCGGGCTGCTGGTCGGGACGGCGTCGGCCGTGCGGCGGATGCCCCTTCTCGGCCGGCTGCGCGACACCGATCCGGAACTCCTCGGCCGCTACCTGCTCACGCGCCTCGGCACGAGTCAGCGCGCGATCCACACGGACCTCTCGCGCCGCCTGCGCGCCGCCCAGGATCGGGGCCTCGTGCGCGGCGGAGACGCCGACGCCCTCGCCGCGACGGTGATGCTCCTCGTGCAGTCCGCGGTGCTGTCTGGGCCGCTCGTCGAGGAGTGGCTGCCTGCGACGGCGTGGACCGATGAGCTGTCGCGCGCGTTGAAGGGGTATCTGGGATGA
- a CDS encoding helix-turn-helix domain-containing protein gives MRAIHPDADATVTPIGAKLRAARTGQGMSLGQLAETTGLSKGFLSRLERDETSPSVATLVQLCQVLSLPVGALFTEPEVQKVSFVDAPRINLGGVHAQERLMSPRGEHRVQLLHSELQPDAHGGADLYTINCDVEVLHVIEGRVTVRFADRSVPLSAGDALTFPGREPHTWHVDGGRPATVVWVIVPAPWSGSA, from the coding sequence ATGCGCGCCATCCATCCGGACGCCGACGCCACTGTCACGCCGATCGGCGCGAAGCTCCGAGCCGCTCGGACCGGGCAGGGCATGTCCCTCGGACAGCTCGCCGAGACGACGGGTCTGTCGAAGGGCTTCCTCAGTCGTCTCGAGCGGGATGAGACCTCCCCCAGCGTCGCGACGCTCGTACAGCTGTGTCAGGTGCTTTCACTGCCCGTCGGAGCGCTCTTCACCGAGCCGGAGGTGCAGAAGGTCTCATTCGTCGACGCGCCGCGCATCAACCTCGGCGGCGTCCACGCCCAGGAGCGGCTCATGTCGCCCCGCGGCGAGCACCGGGTCCAGCTCCTGCACTCCGAGCTCCAGCCCGACGCGCATGGCGGAGCGGATCTGTACACGATCAACTGCGATGTCGAGGTGCTGCACGTCATCGAGGGGCGTGTGACCGTCCGGTTCGCCGATCGGTCGGTGCCTCTCAGCGCGGGGGACGCGCTCACCTTTCCGGGCCGCGAACCGCACACATGGCACGTCGACGGGGGAAGGCCCGCGACGGTCGTCTGGGTCATCGTGCCCGCCCCGTGGAGCGGCTCCGCCTGA
- a CDS encoding alpha-ketoglutarate decarboxylase has product MTDCGCEKARRDLEEYLRHEVCKTRHSDIAEHLENCVECRDEALVARTLTEVVARACKETAPEELRDQVIARLLEVQATH; this is encoded by the coding sequence ATGACCGACTGCGGCTGTGAGAAGGCGCGGCGCGATCTCGAGGAGTACCTGCGCCACGAGGTCTGCAAGACCCGGCACTCCGACATCGCCGAGCACCTCGAGAACTGCGTCGAGTGCCGCGATGAGGCCCTCGTCGCCCGAACGCTGACCGAGGTGGTCGCGCGGGCGTGCAAGGAGACCGCCCCCGAAGAGCTTCGCGACCAGGTGATCGCCCGTCTGCTCGAGGTGCAGGCGACCCACTGA
- a CDS encoding sigma-70 family RNA polymerase sigma factor, which translates to MIATLDRPLVGAPRDGEAADVDWRVMNDQAQAETDVRAQFEEQALPFMDQLYAAAMRMTRNPADAADLVQETFVKAFASWRTFTQGTNLKAWLYRILTNAYINTYRKKQREPYQGTIDDLEDWQLGGAESTTATSTRSAEAEAIDRMPASVVKDALQSIPEDFRLAVYLADVEGFAYQEIADIMKTPIGTVMSRLHRGRRMLRELLADYASERGIDTAPAKERGRTTAASRSTK; encoded by the coding sequence ATGATCGCCACGCTCGATCGCCCGCTGGTCGGCGCCCCCCGGGACGGGGAGGCCGCCGACGTAGACTGGCGCGTGATGAACGATCAGGCTCAGGCCGAGACCGATGTCCGCGCGCAGTTCGAGGAGCAGGCGCTGCCCTTCATGGACCAGCTCTATGCGGCGGCGATGCGCATGACGCGCAACCCCGCGGACGCCGCCGACCTGGTGCAGGAGACGTTCGTCAAGGCGTTCGCGTCGTGGCGGACGTTCACCCAGGGCACCAACCTCAAGGCGTGGCTGTACCGGATCCTCACCAACGCTTACATCAACACCTACCGCAAGAAGCAGCGCGAGCCGTATCAGGGCACGATCGACGACCTCGAGGACTGGCAGCTGGGCGGCGCCGAGTCCACGACGGCGACGAGCACCCGGTCGGCCGAAGCGGAGGCGATCGACAGGATGCCGGCATCCGTCGTGAAAGACGCGCTGCAGTCGATCCCGGAAGACTTCCGGCTCGCGGTGTACCTCGCGGACGTCGAGGGCTTCGCGTACCAGGAGATCGCCGACATCATGAAGACCCCCATCGGCACGGTCATGAGCCGTCTGCACCGTGGCAGACGGATGCTTCGTGAGCTGCTGGCCGATTACGCGAGCGAGCGCGGCATCGACACCGCGCCTGCGAAGGAGCGCGGCAGGACGACTGCCGCTTCAAGGAGCACGAAATGA
- the aroA gene encoding 3-phosphoshikimate 1-carboxyvinyltransferase, whose translation MTADGYSPHPPRTPRGAWRAPAAHGPLSATVTVPGSKSLTNRELILASLADVPSRLSAPLHSDDSRRMIEALQSLGVSIVEEPGAGPFGPDLLVTPRWPLKEGGVIDAGQAGTVMRFVAALAGFARGEVTLTAHETALHRPMGAMIKALRDVGVDIDDGGHWALPFTVRGHGHVRGGEIVIDASASSQFVSGLLLAAPRFDVGLHLIHHGERLPSMPHIDMTVESLAHRGVHVERPAVGEWVVPAGPVRGKDIAIEPDLSNAAPFLAAAMIAGGSVSVTGWPAHSTQPGAMLSEILSLMGAKVVRRGGSLTVTSAHGIQGIDLDLSAAGELTPTIVGLAAFADSPTTLYGIGHIRGHETDRIAALVGELRALGGEAEELSDGIRIVPRPLHGGRWRAHHDHRLATTGALVGLAVPDVEIDDIGTTAKTMPEFPELWQRMLGDGSDDPAPRPEALQAS comes from the coding sequence ATGACTGCCGACGGGTATTCCCCCCACCCCCCGCGGACCCCGCGAGGCGCTTGGCGTGCGCCGGCCGCTCACGGTCCTCTGTCCGCCACCGTGACGGTCCCGGGATCGAAGTCCCTCACCAACCGGGAGCTCATCCTCGCGTCGCTGGCCGATGTGCCGAGCCGGCTGTCCGCTCCCCTCCACTCCGACGACTCCCGGCGGATGATCGAGGCGCTCCAGTCGCTCGGCGTCTCGATCGTCGAGGAGCCGGGTGCGGGCCCCTTCGGCCCCGACCTCCTCGTCACCCCGCGATGGCCCCTCAAGGAGGGCGGTGTCATCGACGCCGGCCAGGCCGGCACCGTCATGCGCTTCGTCGCCGCGCTCGCGGGCTTCGCGCGGGGGGAGGTGACCCTGACGGCGCACGAGACGGCGCTGCACCGGCCGATGGGCGCCATGATCAAGGCCCTCCGCGACGTCGGTGTCGACATCGACGACGGGGGCCACTGGGCGCTGCCGTTCACCGTGCGCGGTCACGGGCACGTCCGGGGCGGTGAGATCGTCATCGACGCGAGCGCCTCGAGCCAGTTCGTCTCGGGCCTGCTGCTGGCCGCGCCCCGCTTCGACGTCGGGCTGCACCTCATCCATCACGGCGAGCGCCTGCCGAGCATGCCGCACATCGACATGACGGTGGAGTCCCTCGCCCACCGCGGCGTGCACGTCGAGCGCCCCGCGGTCGGCGAGTGGGTCGTCCCCGCCGGCCCGGTGCGCGGCAAGGACATCGCCATCGAGCCCGACCTCTCCAACGCGGCCCCGTTCCTGGCCGCCGCGATGATCGCCGGCGGTTCCGTGTCGGTCACCGGATGGCCCGCGCACTCGACGCAGCCCGGGGCGATGCTCTCCGAGATCCTGTCGCTCATGGGTGCGAAGGTCGTACGGCGCGGCGGATCCCTGACGGTGACGAGCGCGCACGGCATCCAGGGGATCGACCTGGACCTGTCCGCCGCCGGCGAGCTGACGCCTACGATCGTGGGCCTCGCCGCCTTCGCCGACAGCCCCACGACCCTCTACGGCATCGGGCACATCCGCGGGCACGAGACCGACCGCATCGCCGCGCTCGTCGGCGAGCTGCGCGCCCTCGGCGGCGAGGCGGAGGAGCTGTCGGACGGCATCCGCATCGTGCCGCGGCCGCTCCACGGGGGTCGCTGGCGCGCCCACCACGATCATCGTCTCGCGACCACCGGGGCCCTCGTCGGTCTCGCCGTCCCGGACGTCGAGATCGACGACATCGGCACGACGGCCAAGACCATGCCGGAGTTCCCCGAGCTCTGGCAGCGGATGCTCGGCGACGGATCCGACGACCCCGCCCCACGCCCGGAGGCGCTGCAGGCATCGTGA